A stretch of the Aegilops tauschii subsp. strangulata cultivar AL8/78 chromosome 4, Aet v6.0, whole genome shotgun sequence genome encodes the following:
- the LOC109783629 gene encoding probable 4-hydroxy-tetrahydrodipicolinate reductase 2, chloroplastic gives MLSLRAPPRTLSPSPWRRRGRLDGFAAPRCVSAAPPATTLETATARPAGVSFPILVNGCTGKMGVSVAEAATSRGLHLVPVSFSSRENLDKTIQIGDIDVEIYGPSAREDVLSSVIDEFPDVIVVDYTAPNSVNSNAELYCKLGVPFVMGTTGGDQQLLYKSVQDSNNYALISPQMGKQVVAFLAAMETIAEQFPGAFSGYRLEVLESHQAGKLDTSGTAKAVIACFEKLGAVFDMDRMVKIRDPEQQLYMVGVPEEHIEGHAFHLYHLTSPDDSVSFEFQHNVCGRSIYAEGSVDAAVFLYKKVQSMDPKRIYNMIDVLQEGDMR, from the exons ATGCTCTCGCTGCGGGCGCCGCCCCGTACTCTGTCGCCCTCGCCGTGGCGGAGACGGGGCCGCCTCGACGGTTTCGCCGCGCCGCGTTGTGTCAGCGCCGCGCCACCTGCGACAACCCTAGAGACGGCTACCGCGCGGCCGGCAGGCGTCTCCTTCCCGATTCTG GTGAATGGCTGCACTGGTAAAATGGGGGTATCTGTTGCTGAGGCAGCTACTTCAAGGGGTCTTCACCTAGTTCCTGTTTCATTCAGTAGTAGAGAGAACCTTGACAAAACAATACAAATTGGTGATATAGATGTTGAGATATATGGCCCTTCTGCAAGAGAAGATGTTCTTTCATCTGTCATCGACGAATTCCCAGATGTCATTGTGGTGGACTACACGGCGCCTAATTCTGTGAACT CTAATGCCGAGCTCTATTGCAAGCTTGGTGTGCCATTTGTAATGGGCACAACTGGTGGCGATCAGCAGTTACTGTACAAATCAGTGCAAGATTCAAATAACTACGCACTAATATCTCCACAAATGGGCAAACAG GTTGTTGCATTTCTTGCTGCAATGGAAACAATTGCGGAGCAGTTTCCTGGGGCCTTTTCAGGCTATCGTTTGGAG GTACTGGAATCCCATCAAGCAGGAAAGCTGGACACATCTGGTACAGCTAAAGCTGTAATTGCTTGTTTCGAGAAGTTAGGCGCGGTCTTTGACATGGACCGG ATGGTTAAGATCAGGGATCCTGAGCAACAGCTTTATATGGTGGGTGTCCCCGAAGAACACATTGAAGGGCATGCATTCCATCTGTACCATCTAACTTCTCCCGATGACAG CGTTTCATTTGAGTTCCAGCACAATGTTTGTGGCCGTTCAATCTACGCCGAAGGGTCAGTTGATGCTGCCGTATTTCTGTATAAGAAG GTACAATCAATGGATCCTAAGAGAATTTACAACATGATTGATGTCTTGCAAGAAGGCGATATGCGGTGA